A genomic stretch from Clostridia bacterium includes:
- the csm3 gene encoding type III-A CRISPR-associated RAMP protein Csm3, which translates to MMKKLIITGEIKVNTGLHIGGGESFAAIGAVNNVVVKDPITMLPIIPGSSLKGKIRSLLAKERGSFDFSKDGPYIMRLFGGSTRTEKTENNGNAENNSQKAEINTQNEDKNSKNSQFYMSRLQFFDCFISNNQELSNVVTEIKFENTINRQTGAAKPRQVERVVKGSVFKFKLVYNVENEQEIEEDFNILAEGLKLLQLDYLGGNGTRGYGRIAFNNLHVKSVEENEENELLKKLNAILKDTNNYANEKLFD; encoded by the coding sequence ATGATGAAAAAATTGATAATCACTGGCGAAATAAAAGTTAATACAGGATTACATATCGGTGGGGGAGAAAGTTTTGCTGCGATTGGAGCAGTTAACAATGTAGTCGTAAAAGATCCTATAACTATGCTCCCGATTATACCTGGAAGCAGCCTAAAAGGAAAGATCAGGTCGTTATTGGCAAAAGAAAGAGGTTCTTTTGATTTTTCTAAAGATGGCCCTTATATCATGAGATTATTTGGCGGTTCAACAAGAACCGAAAAGACCGAGAATAACGGAAATGCAGAAAATAATTCCCAAAAAGCCGAGATTAATACCCAAAACGAAGATAAAAATTCAAAGAACTCCCAGTTTTATATGTCAAGACTGCAATTCTTTGATTGCTTTATATCTAATAATCAAGAGCTTAGCAATGTAGTGACAGAAATAAAATTTGAAAACACTATTAACAGGCAAACAGGTGCAGCAAAACCAAGGCAAGTAGAAAGAGTTGTAAAAGGTTCGGTTTTCAAATTCAAATTAGTTTACAATGTTGAAAACGAACAGGAAATAGAAGAAGACTTTAATATATTGGCAGAAGGTCTAAAATTATTGCAATTAGATTATTTGGGCGGTAACGGCACAAGAGGTTATGGCAGGATAGCGTTTAATAATCTTCATGTAAAAAGCGTTGAAGAAAATGAAGAAAATGAGTTGTTAAAAAAATTAAACGCGATTTTGAAGGATACCAATAATTATGCAAATGAAAAACTATTTGATTAA
- the csm4 gene encoding type III-A CRISPR-associated RAMP protein Csm4 gives MKNYLIKLKFLTSVHFGNDQATPDKSLSAETIHADTFYSAMLIESLRNGGIEQLEKINQIFKNGALISDLMPYYEDDYFIPKPIMNIEVNSQENIDRKLFKNLKYINIKNLKNYLGMHQEGLTTYDPKSDLETIEKIGKASIRAQLQIEEPFGNYQNRLLDPRPFFYGTYTFSQNSGLYLILRIHEKDFDQIFSLISTLGFSGIGGKTSSGLGKYAVQKCILINENQELEMFEQHFDLKNFSSYMTLTVCFPKKDELNRVQKNASYMLLKRSGFIQSSTYSDTLQKKRDMFVFSQGSVFDEIFEGDIFDVSNGGNHKVYRYLKPFLIGVQNYELLQN, from the coding sequence ATGAAAAACTATTTGATTAAATTAAAGTTTTTAACATCAGTTCATTTTGGCAATGATCAAGCAACGCCCGACAAATCTTTGTCAGCAGAAACGATTCATGCTGATACATTTTATTCTGCAATGCTGATAGAGAGCTTGAGAAATGGCGGCATTGAACAATTAGAAAAGATTAATCAGATTTTTAAAAACGGCGCGTTAATATCTGACTTGATGCCATATTATGAAGATGATTATTTTATACCCAAACCAATAATGAATATTGAAGTCAATAGCCAGGAGAATATAGACAGAAAGCTGTTCAAAAATTTGAAATATATAAATATAAAAAACCTAAAAAATTATTTAGGTATGCATCAAGAAGGCTTGACAACTTATGATCCAAAAAGTGATTTGGAAACTATAGAAAAAATAGGAAAAGCATCAATAAGAGCGCAGCTTCAGATAGAAGAACCGTTTGGGAATTATCAAAATAGATTATTGGATCCCAGACCGTTTTTTTATGGAACATATACCTTTTCACAAAATAGCGGTTTGTATTTGATTTTAAGAATACATGAAAAAGATTTTGACCAAATATTTTCTTTAATTTCAACATTAGGTTTTAGCGGAATAGGGGGCAAAACAAGCAGCGGATTAGGAAAGTATGCTGTTCAAAAATGTATTTTAATCAATGAAAACCAAGAATTAGAAATGTTTGAACAACATTTTGACCTAAAAAACTTTTCTTCTTATATGACATTAACTGTTTGCTTTCCAAAAAAAGATGAGTTAAATAGAGTTCAAAAAAACGCTAGTTATATGTTGCTAAAACGGAGCGGATTTATTCAATCAAGTACTTATTCCGATACATTGCAAAAAAAGAGAGATATGTTTGTGTTTTCTCAAGGGTCTGTTTTTGATGAGATTTTTGAAGGAGACATTTTTGATGTTTCTAATGGCGGCAATCACAAAGTGTATAGATATCTGAAGCCGTTTTTGATTGGAGTACAAAATTATGAATTACTACAAAATTAA
- the csm2 gene encoding type III-A CRISPR-associated protein Csm2 has protein sequence MNNKQEKPNGYNHSDFKSRQQSKEKQSQSQLPQIKKPDPEFFSKIEKDFVKEAETVMLDLFKNSDQVVSTNQIRNILSLINNITLKINLSENKITPEIKNDIRYLIVKIYYACGKDENESKKSKPQNSKVKEFVDKSKIIDLILCIDDNVQKWTIFSKYVEALIAYHKYFGGKD, from the coding sequence ATGAATAATAAACAAGAGAAACCCAACGGCTATAATCACTCAGATTTTAAAAGTCGCCAACAGTCAAAAGAGAAGCAATCTCAAAGTCAACTACCGCAGATCAAAAAACCAGATCCAGAGTTCTTTAGCAAGATAGAAAAGGACTTTGTAAAAGAAGCGGAGACAGTAATGCTTGATTTGTTTAAGAATTCAGATCAGGTTGTTTCTACTAACCAAATACGAAATATATTATCGCTAATTAATAATATCACTTTAAAGATTAATTTATCAGAAAATAAAATCACGCCAGAAATTAAAAACGATATTAGGTATTTGATCGTAAAAATTTATTACGCATGCGGCAAAGACGAAAATGAATCAAAAAAATCAAAACCACAAAATTCAAAGGTAAAAGAATTTGTTGATAAATCAAAAATAATAGATTTGATTTTATGCATTGATGACAATGTACAAAAATGGACTATTTTTAGCAAATATGTAGAAGCGCTTATAGCATATCACAAATACTTCGGCGGAAAAGATTAA